The genomic region TTGTAGGTCTCCGCCGAAAGGGAGGCGAGCTCCGCGCAGACTGACCGGGCCGCCTCGGCCGCCTCGCTCTCGAGCCGCCTGAGTTTTGTGCGGTACTCCGCCGCTGTTTCCGCCGCCTCGCCCGCGAGATCGTCGATAGCCAGGAGGAACGGGGAGACCCCTGCGCTCCGCTCCACCTGGGGAGGGGAGCCGAGGTCGAAAATCCTCTGTCCTTCCTTCCTCTCGGCAAAAGAAAAGAGGGGTTCCGGAGCTCCCGTGCAGAAGAAAAGAGCGTCGAAGGCCGCCGCCCGCCCCCGCCATTCCTCCCAGGGAAGAAAGGGCACCCCCAAAGTTTCCGCCAGGGACCGGCCCCGCCCCGGGGAACGGTTGGTCACCGACAGGGGAACGGCCAGCCCCGCAAGGATCCGGGCCGTTTCTTCCCCCATCTTCCCGGCCCCAACGACAAGGGACGGAACGGAAGGAAAGGAGGGGTGATCCCGGAGCTTTCCCGCCATGAGCCGGGGCACGGAGGGTTCCCGGCCAGGGTGGTAGCAGGTCCGCAGGAGCTTGGCCATCCGGAGGCAGCCCTGGAAGAGGCGGTGGAGCCAGGGGCCGCAGAGGTCGCCCGCTTCCCCGTAACTCTCCCGGACCTGACCCACGATGGAGGACTCGCCGCAGGCCATGCTCTCCAGGCCGAGAAGCACCCGAAGGAGGTGAAGCACAGCCTCCTCCCCGGAGAGCGTCCGGGCCCGGGGGTGGAGAAGCTCCTCCGGCACGGTAGCGCCCGGAGGCAGGCGGAGATAGATTTCCGTCCGGTTACAGGTGGACACGGGGACCGCCTCGAGGATGCGCCCTTTCTCCCTGAGGGCAGGGAGGGAGACCCATGCGTTTTTCGCCCTGTCCCGCTCGGCGGTGGAGGCGGCCGTGTAGTCCAGGGAGATGCAGAAGAGGTTCTTCATGAGTTCGCCTCCCGTTCTCCGGCCCGCTCCGCCCGGTAACCCCTCCGGTCCAGCAGAAGGTCCCCCACGCGCTCCACCGACGACCCGGGAAGAAGCAGAAGGGTGCGCATGTCCACGCCGTCCGCCGACAGGGATTCCAGGGGGAGCCGCCGGACCGAGGCGCCGGGGCGTCCGGCGTCCCGGACGAGGTGGACTTCACTGTACCCCGCTGCGCCGAAGATCTCCCGCACCGCCGCCAGCTTCTCGTCCAGTTCGCGCTTCACCGGGTTGTACAGGGCAATGGTGAGGCCCGACCGAGCGGCGCCCTCCAGGGCCTGCCGGACATTCTCCCATGGCTGGAGGTAGTCGGACAGGGAGAGGAGCGCCAGGCCGTTTACGTAGGGAGCTCCGGTCATGAGCCCCGCGGCCTGGGCCGCGGTGACCCCCGGAATCACCGATGCCGGAACCCGTCCCCGGGCCGTGCGGAGGGCAAGGGCCGCGAGGCCGAAGAGTACCGGGTCACCCCCGGAGAGAAGGACCACCCTGTTCCCCCCTTCGGCGAGAGAAACGGCCCTCTCCACCCGTTTTTCCTCCTCCCCCATGGAGTAGGTCTCCACGGTCTTCCCGCGGAGCCAGGCCGGGGGAAGGAGTTCGGCGTAGCGGCGGTATCCCACCACGGCATCGGCCTCCTCGAGAGCCCGCCGTCCCTCGAGGGTGAGGTATTTGCCGTCCCCGGGGCCCGTACCGAGGACGGTGAGCCTTCCGCCTTCCGGGTGCGAAAGCAGGGAGAAGGCAACGGTGACACCGTCGGAGGCGGTCCGCCTGCCGAGGAGAGGTCCCGCCGAAGCGGCGCAGGGTTCGGCCACGCCGGGAAGGCCGAGATGGCGGGATGCCGCCGAGGGAGTGAAGTCCCCGTCCAGTGAGAGGATCTCCTCCCGGTCCACCACCACGACCGGGACACCAAGTTCTCCGGCCAGGGCCGAGAGGCCCGGTTCGTCCCCCTTCTCCTCCACGGTGCGGATCTCCGCCAGGCTTTCCGCCGGAAGCCCTTCCGCCTCCAGGGCCAGGAAGAGTACCCTCCGCAGGGTATCCAGGTCCGTTCCCCTCCGGCAGCCCATGCCGGCGGCGATGCACCGGGGAACGAGCTGGACCTGCCGGGGGGCGAGATCCCTTCCGTAGGGGGAGATGATGACCGAGGCCTCGCCGGGAGACTGGGCGGGACGGTAGCCCTCCGGCATGGGGGGAAGGGCGGCGGGCACGTCGGTCCACCAGGAGATGACTCTCGCTTCAAGAAAGGCCCGGTTCACGGCGGGAAGGCCTGCCCTGCCCAGGAGCTTCCAGCTCCGGCGAGAGGCCAGGAGGTCCGGGGCGGTGAGACCGGCCCGGTCGCTGCTGGTGGTGAGCAGGAGAGAGGCTCCGGTCCTGCCGGCGATCCTTTCGGCGAAGTCCCTTCCTCCGCCGAGGTGGGCGCAGGTGACGGGGAGTACCGTGGAGCCGTCCTCAGTGACCACGAGAACCGCAGGGTCGGTCTCCTTGTCCCGGAGATGGGGGGCAGCAGCCCGGACCGCCACTCCGAGGGAGGAGACGAAGACCAGGGCGTCAGCGGCGGTCCACCACCGGGCGACCGTTTCGGAGAGAGCCCCGGGGGCCACCCTGACCACCGTTTCGTCTCCTCCCTCGGCGAGTCGCCCGGCCAGGGCCTCGCCGGGAGCGGAGAAGCAGAAAAAAGCGGCCCTCATTCCGCTCCCTCCCGGCAGCCGTGGGAGAAGGAGGGGGAATAGAGTAGGCTGCGGGCGTCCGTTGCGGCGAGGCATTCCCCGGCGATGATAAGGGCATGGCGGACGATGCCGTGTTTCTTCATGAGAGCCGGGAGTTCGGCGAGGGGAGCGGTGAGAATCTTCTCGTCCTCCCAAGAGGCCCTGTAGACGCATGCCGCCGGGGTACCGGGGGAGAAGCCCCCCTCCACGAGGTCTTCCGCCACGGCTTCGGCTTGGTCCGCGCTCAGGAAGATCACCATGGTGGTCCCGACGGCGGCGAGGCGGCGGAGGTCTTCCTCCCGGGGCACCGGCGTGCGCCCGGCCCTGCGGGTGCAGATCACCGTCTGGTTTCCCCCGGGGACGGTGTACTGGATGCCCAGGGCGGCCGCAGCGGCCTGGAAGCTGCTGACACCGGGGATGAACTTCACGGAAAAGCCCTGTTTCTCCAGGAGGCGCTTTTGTTCCGCCGCGGCGCCGAAGAGGCTCGGGTCCCCCGTGTGAAGGCGCACCACCGGTATCCCCCGGGCTGCAGCGTCCGCCATGAGGGCCACCTGTTCCTCCAGGGAGAGGCCGGAGGAGTCCGCCCGTTCGCACCCCGGAGAGCAAAAATCGAGGAGCTCGGCGTTCACAAGGCTGCCGGCGTAGAGCACCAGCCCGGCTTCCTCGAGGGCTTTTTTCCCTTTGAGAGTGAGGAGTTCCGGGTCTCCGGGGCCCGCCCCCACGAAGAGTATGTTTTTTTCAGTTGTGTTCATGGTCCGAACCGTCCTTGTCTGCATTCCTGTCCGCATAGACGAGAAACACGGGGTTTGCCGCCGTGAGCATCCATGAGCCGCCTGCCTCCGCCGAGGAGGACGGGGCGATGTGGAGCACTTCGGGGCGGCTTCCGAGACTTTTGAGGGCTTTCCATGCCCTGTCGGCCGTGGAGGGCATGTTCGCCGTCGCCAGGAGTCTTCCGCCGGGCAGGAGCTTCTCCCATGCGGCTTCGATAACGGCCTCGACGGCACCGCCGTGGCCTCCCACCACGACCCTGGTGCACCGGGGGAGGGAAGCCAGAGCCTCCGGAGCCTGACCTCCCACGAAGCGGACCGGGAGACACCCGGCCCGTTCAGCGTTTTTCCGGGCGGCGGCGAGGGCGTCCGCCGAACGCTCCACGGCGAAGACCGTTCCGGTTCCCGTCCGTCGGCCCAGCTCCACGGTGATACCGCCGGAGCCCGCGCCGATTTCGAGGACGGCCTGTCCGTCCAGGGGATGGAGCAGCGAGGTAACCAGGGCCCGGCAGGCCGCCTTGGACAGGGGCACCCCCGGGGCCCGGACGAACCATTCGTCGGGGAGCACTCCCAAACTTCCGGGCGGAAGGGACCCCGGTCCGAGAAGGAGCAGGGCGAGCTCCCCGACCTGCCCTTCTCCGGCAAGGCCGAAGAGGGTGGTCCGGAGGATTCGCTCCTCCGGGTAGCCCAGGTTCTCCGCCAGTACCGCCGGGCGGTCGGGAAATCCACGGTCCTTCAGGAAGGCGGCCACTGCCGGGCCGGTGTTCTTCCGGTCGAGGAGGAAGAGGGTTCCCCGGTCCTCCCGGAGGTATTTCAGGGCGTCATCCAGGGGGCGGCCGTGGAGGCTCGCGGTCTCCGTGCCGTTCCACTGGATTCCGAGCCGGGCGAAGAGAACCTGGAAGCTGCTTACCCCCGGAACGACTTCCATCTCCTCCGGGGCGAACCGGGTTCCCAGCTTTCCGAGGAGGCTGTAGAAGCAGGGGTCTCCCGAAAGCAGCAGGGCGACCTTTCCCGTGTTCCGCTTCTCTTCGAGGCGGTCCAGAAAGGCGTCGAGGCTGCCCTCGAGGGAAAGGAGTTCCTTTCCGCTTTCCCGGTAGGGTTCCAGGTGGCGTGGCCCCCCGGCGAGGATGTCAGCCCCGGCGATGGCCTCCCGGGCCGCAGGAAGAAGAAAGTTCCCCGGACCCGGGCCTACGCCGACGACGGCAATTCTGTCCATGGCCGGGCCTCCTTTCCGATCTCCGGGAAGCTCCCGAGAACCTCCCCGTCCAGGGAGAGCACGGCCACCCCGAGGGGAACCGCTCCGCCCATGAGGAGGGAGCTGCGCCGATGGGCCCGCTCCGCCACCAGGGAAAAAACGGAGGAGAGCCCCCACTGCCGGAGCAGGGGTACAGCTTCCTCGGCCAGGGGGAGGGAGAGAAGCTCGCGGATCTGTTCCTTCGACGCCCCTTCGGCGCCGGCGCAGGCAGCCAGGGTCTCGAGGCGGGCGTCACCGAAATCGCAGTGGGTGTTGAAGAGGCCGGCGGCCACCTTGGCCCACTTGCCCACGTGGCCGAAGAGATGGACCGGTCCCGCACCCCGGGACGCGCACTCCTTCAGGGCGTGGCCCACGTGGTCCCCCATGCGGACGATGAGCTCCCGGGGCGCGCTGAACCGCTCCGCCAGGCATTTCTCTCCCACGTAGCCGGGAACGAGGAAGACTGTGCCGGGACGGGGGGAGTCGAAGGCCAGGGCTGAGGAGATGTAGATGTCGATGGAGGCCAGGTAGGCGGCGGTGGACTTGGGCTCCACGATGCCCGTGGTGCCCAGGATGGAGATGCCTCCCTCGATGCCGAGACGGGGGTTCCAGGTCTTCTTCGCCCGCTCTTCCCCCTCCGGGGCGGACAGGACAATCCCGATGCCCTGCCCTTCGGGAAGAAGGGCGCCTACCTCCGACTCGATCATGCGGCGGGGGCCGGGGTTGATGGCCCATTCGCCGGGGGGAACGGGAAGCCCGTTCCTGGTGACCCTCCCTATGCCGGGGCCGCCTGAGAGGGTCACCCCGGGTCGGGACGACGGCCGGGCCTCGGCGGCAATGAGCATGCCGGAGGTGCCGTCGGGGTCGTCGCCCGAGTCCTTCCGGACGGCGCACCGGGAGACCTTCTCCGAAAGGAAG from Aminivibrio sp. harbors:
- the cobM gene encoding precorrin-4 C(11)-methyltransferase — its product is MNTTEKNILFVGAGPGDPELLTLKGKKALEEAGLVLYAGSLVNAELLDFCSPGCERADSSGLSLEEQVALMADAAARGIPVVRLHTGDPSLFGAAAEQKRLLEKQGFSVKFIPGVSSFQAAAAALGIQYTVPGGNQTVICTRRAGRTPVPREEDLRRLAAVGTTMVIFLSADQAEAVAEDLVEGGFSPGTPAACVYRASWEDEKILTAPLAELPALMKKHGIVRHALIIAGECLAATDARSLLYSPSFSHGCREGAE
- the cbiE gene encoding precorrin-6y C5,15-methyltransferase (decarboxylating) subunit CbiE; the encoded protein is MDRIAVVGVGPGPGNFLLPAAREAIAGADILAGGPRHLEPYRESGKELLSLEGSLDAFLDRLEEKRNTGKVALLLSGDPCFYSLLGKLGTRFAPEEMEVVPGVSSFQVLFARLGIQWNGTETASLHGRPLDDALKYLREDRGTLFLLDRKNTGPAVAAFLKDRGFPDRPAVLAENLGYPEERILRTTLFGLAGEGQVGELALLLLGPGSLPPGSLGVLPDEWFVRAPGVPLSKAACRALVTSLLHPLDGQAVLEIGAGSGGITVELGRRTGTGTVFAVERSADALAAARKNAERAGCLPVRFVGGQAPEALASLPRCTRVVVGGHGGAVEAVIEAAWEKLLPGGRLLATANMPSTADRAWKALKSLGSRPEVLHIAPSSSAEAGGSWMLTAANPVFLVYADRNADKDGSDHEHN
- a CDS encoding cobalamin biosynthesis protein, which translates into the protein MRAAFFCFSAPGEALAGRLAEGGDETVVRVAPGALSETVARWWTAADALVFVSSLGVAVRAAAPHLRDKETDPAVLVVTEDGSTVLPVTCAHLGGGRDFAERIAGRTGASLLLTTSSDRAGLTAPDLLASRRSWKLLGRAGLPAVNRAFLEARVISWWTDVPAALPPMPEGYRPAQSPGEASVIISPYGRDLAPRQVQLVPRCIAAGMGCRRGTDLDTLRRVLFLALEAEGLPAESLAEIRTVEEKGDEPGLSALAGELGVPVVVVDREEILSLDGDFTPSAASRHLGLPGVAEPCAASAGPLLGRRTASDGVTVAFSLLSHPEGGRLTVLGTGPGDGKYLTLEGRRALEEADAVVGYRRYAELLPPAWLRGKTVETYSMGEEEKRVERAVSLAEGGNRVVLLSGGDPVLFGLAALALRTARGRVPASVIPGVTAAQAAGLMTGAPYVNGLALLSLSDYLQPWENVRQALEGAARSGLTIALYNPVKRELDEKLAAVREIFGAAGYSEVHLVRDAGRPGASVRRLPLESLSADGVDMRTLLLLPGSSVERVGDLLLDRRGYRAERAGEREANS
- the cbiD gene encoding cobalt-precorrin-5B (C(1))-methyltransferase CbiD; protein product: MDGKPFDELGYTGGLRRGYTTGTCAAAAAKGAARMFLSGTLLTSVTVTLPGGQSLTLPLEDCFLSEKVSRCAVRKDSGDDPDGTSGMLIAAEARPSSRPGVTLSGGPGIGRVTRNGLPVPPGEWAINPGPRRMIESEVGALLPEGQGIGIVLSAPEGEERAKKTWNPRLGIEGGISILGTTGIVEPKSTAAYLASIDIYISSALAFDSPRPGTVFLVPGYVGEKCLAERFSAPRELIVRMGDHVGHALKECASRGAGPVHLFGHVGKWAKVAAGLFNTHCDFGDARLETLAACAGAEGASKEQIRELLSLPLAEEAVPLLRQWGLSSVFSLVAERAHRRSSLLMGGAVPLGVAVLSLDGEVLGSFPEIGKEARPWTELPSSA